ATGGAGGTGCATACCCTCATGCGCTTCACACTCCGAGGCCACAATGGATAATTCCTCGCAGCCGTAACGGTCGAACAACGGTGCTTGCAGAACCCGTTCTATTTCCGCTCGTTCGTTTTCGGTGAGGACCTCCGCCGTTGACAGAATGCTCTCGGTCGGTAGATCGGTCAGGCCGTGTTCCTTTACGAACAGGGCAAAAATATAAAGGGAATGGGCATGTCCGAATAAGAACTTGGCGCCGAATTTCCGCAACCGGTTGATGAAGGCCATCGTGGTGGTTTCATCCATTTGTAACGTATCGAGAGCAATGCGCCGCGAGGTCAACTTGTTGTATATCTTGAAGCGGAGAGTGGCATCCTCGGCCTCGGCTCCCCAGAGAATGGCCAGCTTCTCGCCTAAACGATAACCGGTCCAGGCATCGTGGCGCATCGTAGCCGCTTTCTTAGCCGTGGTCGCCGCGACACTCCAAAACAGTTTGAGCGGCACCCCGGTGGAACCGCCGGTTTTTTTGGGGATCAGACGTTCTCCCCGGAACCGTTCGGAAATCATCCGGTCGATATTCTCTCGAATATCCTGTTTGGTCAGAATCGGGAGTTTCTTGATATCGTCGGGAGACTTGATATCCTCGGGACGGATGCCGTGCTCGTCGAATTTCTCACGGTAGTAAGGAACATACCGATATGCTTCGTCTATGATATGGGCAAGACGCTTCCATTGTAATTCCAGCAGTTTCTCTTTGGGCCAATACTGGGATTCTTCCAGAGCCGCCCAGGTCGGTTTTATCGCGAATCCCTCTCGATGCCAGGAAAGCGGAATAAATATCTTTTGTGCAATGGTCTTGATCAGGTCCATAACGTATCCGGCTTCAGTGTTTGGTGCTGCCTCTGTATCGTAAGATCGTCACCGAGTCAAAATCGTATACCTTTTCGAACAATGAATCATTCGCCGTGAATAACTCCGGGCGAAGGATATATCGCTCGGTTTCTTTTGGTCCGAGATAGAGATAACCGATGTTGAGGCTGTCGAGTACCGGCACAACCTGTAAAATCGAGTCGGCATTGAACATTTCTTCGACTTGTTTGATTCTGTCAATAGCCGGTCCGTTGCCTACTCCCCACAGGGCGGCCAACATGAATGTACCGACGCCGACCGGTTGTTCCGCGAGAGCCGGGACGGGATTGATATCATAAAGGTAGTCTCCCGGATAGCCCGGTGTTCCCTGCACTACGGCGTTCGGTTCAGTGTTTTTTCGTACCCAGCGCAGGGCGGTATAGTCGGTGGCGGCAATACGGTTTTCAAGCCCTCGACTGCCGAAAAATCCACCGAAAGCCTGAAGATCGAGCAGCAGAGTCGGGGCGGAGAAAATCAACATAACGATAACAATCTTGCGTCCCCGCCCTTTTTTCTTAAGAACTTTTTCCAACAAAACCGCCGCTCCGACCAATAAAGCCAGTTGCAGCGGTTTGCCCGATTTCCGCAGCAGGATATCCGGTTCGACCGCATGGCGAATGAACAAACCGAATAATAACGCGATCCCGGCCAGAATCCACAGATGTACGGTCGGGAAACTCAGTCGCTCTCGCCAGACACGCCACCAGCCGGCCAGTCCGAAAAGAAAGAGCGGACCATAATCGAGGGCGAGGTAGAAAGGCAGGGTAGCTATCACGGCCAACATCGGCTGGAACGACAACATGCCTCCCTGACCGCCGATCATGTGCAGGCCGAACACGAAGAAGTATCCAGCTATCGCTATGATTCCTACCCCGGCCACCAGTTTCAACTTGCCGTTCCAATCCCGATGGCGGATGAGATCCAGCAGATTCACTACGATCAGCCACAGCACGACAATTGTCCCCATGAACGAGTCACAGCCGAAACAAGTCAGGGCCAACAAGCCGATCAGGGCGCCGTCGATCAGACGCGATCTTTTTCCCAGAGCACCCAGATATACCAGGATAGTACCGATTCCCAGTAAAGTGGCCGCAACAGCATGGGGCTCGACGAAAAAGTCTCTGACATAACTGTGCGACAGACCGGAAAACGCCTCAATTTTTGGCCAGAATTTGCCTGTGGCCGGGATCAAATCGGTAATGCCGATCATGTTGCCGAACGCCCGCCCGATAATGAACAAATCCATATAGCTGTAGCCGATAAACACCAACGCCAAAGTCCAGTTGACGGCTCGGCGAGACACTTTACTTGCGGTTAACAATTGCTGCAAAGCGGCAAAAAGCATGATGATGTTGCAGCTTGCCAGGATACCCAAAATAAGGCGAATGTCGCTGTTCAACCCGGTCAGGCGGTGAAAGGCCGCCGGTACGATATGGAAAAACCAGTAATAGTGTGCGGTGGGACCGTTATAATAGATGTTGGTCGGGGGGACCTGCTTAGCCAGTGCCGCCGGAACTGCCATGTGGTTGAAGTAATCGTTGACGAACAGGGTCGTGTAGATATGATATCCATCCTCGATTCGGCCAACCCGGCTGAGAACAATCACTGTCAACAACACACCGGCCAGACCGAATAAGTACCCGACACGGTTGTCCCCCGGAGAGAAAGCTGTTCGGCCACCGCTTTTTCGTCCGATCAACAGCGCTGTCCAGCTTAATACTCCTATCAGAGACGGAATCCAGACCGGAAAATTCAGATACATGAACAGGGTCAGGATCAGAATCTCAAACGCATATCCGACCGCATATCCCAACACCAGCGCGGCAGCCGGATTTTCGATCTTACCGGTGCGAAATTGCACCCAGGCGAACACCAGACCGGGACTGACGGCGGTGAAGTGAAAGATAAAAAAGAATATCGAGGAGACAACATCTCCCATGAATCGGATAAACTCCCTTTATGTAATCCTGACCCGCATCCGTGCGATACTAATCTATTCGACTTGTGGATGAAGATCGTTGTCGGACGGCGCCGGTTCAACTTGTTTTTCCGCTGCAGCCTCCTGTCGATCCAGTTCCCGGTCGATCACTACCACGAACGCTGCAAAAAAGAACCAGTTGTAGCGATAGAGGTTGTGTCCGGCCAGACCGAACAGGAACAACAACCAGAGGGAAACCAGGATTCCTTCCACCATTGACGACATGAAACGGTTGTCGTCGGTTTTCTCCAGACGTTTGAGCCGTTTTCGGCAGCGCCGGATCGTTATCAGCAGGGCATAGGTGAAAAAGCAAAAGGCCGAAAACCCGACAATGCCGCCTTCGGCGATAAGTTCACCGAGCATATTGTGTGACTGGAACCAGACTCCGAATTCCGTTCCGCGTGCAATGAGATAACAGCCTGCTCCCACCCCGGTAATGGGATGCATCAGGAACAATTTGAAACCATGTTCCAATCCCTCGATCCGCCCACGAGCCGATTCGGCCGAACTGGTTTCCGACGATAAATCAGTAGTCGATTCGAAACGCCCGACATATTGATCGGGCATGAGCATTACGGCGATCATCAGACCGACTACTGCTACGGCGGTGTAGGCGAACTTACGTTTGGAGCGAGCAATGACCACGGCTGCCAGAAACAGCACTCCTACCATGGCCGTACGTGATCCGGTCAGCACGATATTGGCCAGAATAATTACCGACCCGCCCGCAAGCAGCAGTCTTTGCCAGCGATTGGCCGCATCCTTCATGAAGTAGAAAATGAGGGGCGCGGCATAGGTCAGAGTCGCAGCATGAGCGTTCGGATCGGCATACGATCCTCCAAGACCGATCGCACGCATGATTCCCATACGATATTGATAGCCGCCGTGGTAGTAGTTGTTAATCGACATGGCTGCCATCACGATGATCAGGAAGAAATACAAGTGGGCTACCCAGCGTAATTGCTTCGGAGTCTCCACGATATTCACGACGAGGATAAATACAACTATCAACCTTAAGAGATCCACCAGCGCGTCCTTGGTGGCGGTCATATAGTACGAGGAGATCATCGTCAGGACCATGGCGGCAAAAAAGACCAGGATGCCATAACCGGGCAAGCCCAGGTGAAAAGTGGATCGCTGGCGAAACATGAACGAGAGGGCCATACTGCCGATGGCCATGAAACCGATAATCCGCTCGGTAAAACCGGGTAAATAGCTGAAATAAGGAGCCCATTCCTGAGGCCAGGCCAGGAAGAAGATTAAATAGATCAACAGCGCCGACATCGGGCTGTACATCATGAAAAACACCGCCATGGCCCCGAAGACCACTGCGAGGGGGTAAATGTGCGGGGGGAAAATCACCCCGAGACCGCCTATTACACAGATCAGAACCAGAGCTGTTATCAACAGCCCTTTACTGGTAACGTATTGGCGTCCGATCTCACCCATGATACACCCGGTCCGATTCACCTGACATGTTCATACGGTTCTTGTACACACCATTACCTCAGCCGCAGCTTTTTCAGAATCCGATCACGGTCTTCGGTTTCCAGAATCAGACCGAAAAATCCGATCACCGCTACGAGCAGCACGATCCCTACATCGGCAAACAGCGAAGCCCAATGCTCCGGTCGTAACAGAGCACGCATGCCCAGGGAGACCGGCAGGGCAATCACGGTCGATATTACAACCGACTTGAGCGCGGTCAAGTAAAACGGTGTTACCGGGCTGTTCATGGTCCGGTAGAATACCTTGGGATAAATGAACAGGTATATCAGGAACTGTGGTATCGCGGTTCCCAACGCGACTCCTATGATTCCGTAATGCCCCACCAGAATCAAGGACAAGGCGATATTGGAAACGCCCTCGGCAGTAAGGATATAAAACAGGACCTTGTGTCGACTGACCCCGAACAGGACCGAGTTGGCAATCATCTGGGGCAGATAAATGGCGGCCGGGACAATTAAAATTTGCAGGACGGTGATCGATTCCGTGAAACCATCCTTAACCCAGAGAAGAATGAACGGTCCGCCAAAAATCAGCGCTCCGACACAGATCAAAGCCGAGAGATAATAAAGATACCGGGTTGAGCGCAGATATATTTCCATTACCTGGCGGTCATCTTGTTGGGCATTGATATGGCTGATGGTCGGCACAATCGGTACGGCAATAGCATTGATCGTATTCCGCAACTGTGTCACAATAGCCGCCGGGACTGCATAAACCGCAACTGCTTCCATCGAGAGAAACTTCCCAATAACGATGTTGTCGGTCTGGAAGATTACGATCCAGGCTGCCACGATCAACAGCGAATAGGAGCCGTATGTCAGCAATGCCCGGGTTTTCTCGCCGGTAATAGCCGCTCGCGAGAACTTAACCATCGGGAATTTCTTTCGACGAATCTGATAACGCCAACAATGCGAAATGATATTTACCACCAGAACCACCCCGGCCATCGCTGTCAGTCCCAATCCCAGTTCGAGCATTACTACGATTAACAGCGTTTGAATCAACATACCGCCGATTTCGAAGTAGTTAACGATGTCGGCTCGGTGAAAAGGCAGCAGTGAGGCAAACGGGATAAAGATATAGGTGACAGCCTGGTTGGTCCCAATCAATATCAGGGTAATCCGAGCCACTTCAAGGTACCGGGGCTCGATTTGGAAAAACTGAAGCACGCCAAACGCCAGCCCGACCGACAACGCTACGATCAGCAATGAGATAACGGTGTAGATTCGTGCTGCCGAACTGACCACCTGGTTGAGTTGGTCATAATCACCGGTGGCATAGTATTGGGGGATATATTTGGCGACAGCCTGGTTCATCCCGGCATCAGCCAGCTTCATATAGGCGATGAGAGAAAATACCAACGACCAAATCCCGTACTGGCTTTTACCCAGTTGGTCGATCAGGTACGGTGTAAAAAGAAACGTAATAGCCAGCGTTACCGCCATGCCGGCCCAGGAGGTGAACACGTTTCTGATTAATTGCTTAACAACTGTACTCATATAATGAAGATTCCCAACTGTTTATAGTATCGGAAGCTTCGTCGGGATCATGCGGCCAAGAAACAGACTTAGTCCACCTTTGAAAAGCTAAAGATTGCTGGAATTACCCCATTTGATTCCAACAACGCCGTATGGAACAACTTGTTCGACACCCCGTTTCTTGCCCCCGACCAATGGGAGTGTTGAAAAAGTCATACGCTCGGATATTCAGCAAAAACAACTGTAATACGGACGACACAAGGCCGCCCGCTATGTGAGGTTAGGGCTCTTGAACGCGTAGCGGCGGGGCTTGTCTCCGCCGCGATTGAGGTTTGTCAACAATCCCCCATCCGCAATTGGTTGAGCCTTGACAACTTTTTGCCCTATAGTATCTTAATTGATAGAGACGATTACACAACCGTCACCTTTGATCGTCTCTGTATTGGAACCGGGAGGGAACCCTTTGATCGCCGGGCAGGTTTTCCTGCGAATATAAATAGAGGATTTATGCCAACCGTTTTCGGACGACTACTCATTGCCATTGTAATTCCGGCCGTGTTGGTGTGTTTACCGATAACTATGTCCCAGGCGGCTGATCCGGTCGGACCGGTGCCGGGGAAGTTTATCATCAAGTTCAAACCGGGTGTCAAAGTCGATCCTTCCCGTATGGCGTTGTCCGCCGGCGAGAAACTCAGCCCGTTAAGCCGTCTGAAAGTCCAGCCGACTCTGGACGGAGCTGAGGTATTCGAGCGTTTTTATCAGTTCCAGTCGCCCGATCTCAGTCTCAACGCTTCAGAAGTCGCCGAGTTAATCGGGGCGGACAGGGTTGAGTCGGTTGAACCTGATTATTATCTCGAGTTTTTCGATCTGCCCACCGATGATCTTTTCCCCGATCAATGGTATCTCAATAACGAGGGGCAGCCTTATCTCGGAATCGAACGTAACGATGGCGAATACAATGATGTCCAGGTAATCAAAGCCGGTACTCCGGGGGCGGATATCAACCTGCGTCCGGTATATGACGATCCGCCCGCTGAAACTACCAGGGTGGTGGTGGCGGTGGTGGATTCGGGCACCGATCTTGAGCATCCCGAACTGGAGGGACGCATCTGGATAAATCCGGACGAAATTCCCAACAACGGCGTGGATGACGACCACAACGGTTTTATCGATGATACCTGCGGTTATGATATATCGGGCGATGTGACCTCACTATTCGATCCGGTGGGCGACAACGACCCGACCGATACTCACGGTCACGGCACTCATATTGCGGGGATTATCGCCGCCAACGCCAACGGCACCGGGGTGGTTGGTATTGCCCCATTTGCTGTGATAATGCCGGTTAAAATTCGACCCAATGCCACCACTTCGGTGGGAGCGGCCGGAATTGTATATGCCGTTAACGCCGGAGCCCAGGCAATCAATATCAGTTGGGGAACGCCGTTCGAATCGGCGGTGTTGCGTGAAGCGATTTCGTTTGCCCGTCGTAACGGTGTTTTTGTCGGTATCGCTCCGGGCAACACCGGCGACAACGAGCGATACTATCCGGCGGCTTACGATTCAGCTTTCGTCGTAGCGGCCGGTAACTCCGACGGTTATCAGGAGACCTGGTCAACTTACGGCGCTCATATTGACGTGGTCGCTCCGGGCCGGGACATTCTCTCACTTCGGGCTTCCGGGACCGATATGTACGCTGAAGCTTATGAACCCGGCGTCCGCATCGTGGATCACATTTATTACCTGGCCGACGGCACCTCCATGGCAACACCGGTGGTGGTCGGGGCAGCGGCGCTTATGCTCGGTATACATCCCGGTCTTACGCTCGATGCGATCGAAGAGGCGCTTCGCTATGGAGCCGATGATCTGGTTGATCCCTGGAATGTCGGCGATACTTTGTATGGTCCCGACACGATCAGCGGTTACGGTTATTTGAATGTGGCACAATCGTTGTCTTTGGTACAGGGAGGAGGCCTTCATTTTACTTCTCCCGTTCTGAGGAATCGATACACCGGTGATATTCCGGTGAAAATCGCCCCGGTTGTCGGTTACACCGGCTCGTGGCAACTTGATTATACTATTGGTCTCGATTCCGATGACTGGCAGTTTCTGGCCACCGGCGATGAATTGCCGGTCGATTCACTCATATACACTTTCAACGATCCCTCACTGCAAGGGTACATTAAGTTCCGTCTGACCGATAAATTCGGTTCGGTCGTAGTAACCAATTGTATCCACGTCCGTGGTCGAGGACTGGTTTTATCCAGTCCCATCGAGGGTTATGAAATGCAGTACAGTGTTTCCATCATCGGCGATGCCTATGGCCCCGACTATGATTCGGTCAAGGTTCAATACCGGAAACAGGGTGAAACACTTAAAACGCTTATGACCTCCACCGGTGAGTATTTCGACTCTCTGTTCGTTGAATGGGCGGTCAGTGGTGTGGACACCGGAAACTTCGATATCTACCTGAACGGATATTTTGGAGAGGATATCCTGACCGATTCCGTCGGTATCCTGGTTTCTTCGGCATTCGCTCAGGGTTGGCCCCGTGACCTGGCCGGTCTGGGCGCAGTCAGTCCCGTGTGTGACGATCTGGACGGAGATGGAATCCGGGAACTGATCATTGCCACTTCACGCGGTCTGATGGTGTTCGAGGCCAACGGTGAGGTACGGGCGGGATTCCCTGTCCTCGCTGGTGAGAATGTTCGCTGTGTGCCGGTCGTTTATGATATTGACCGCGATGGTAAAAAAGAGATCGTGTTCACATCGGCCGACGGTATTCACGCCTATAATCCCGACGGTTCCACGGTCGAGGGTTGGCCCGTTCTCTGCTACACCGGTCGCATTCCTTACGGTTATGGTTTCCCGAACCCGACCATTACCCGGCTTGGTGTTGATGAGGACTCGGCTATTGTCATTATCAATCGTATCGGACAGGTACTTGCTTATGAGTTCGACGGTTCCAGCTATTTCTTCTCCTTAGGTGGCCTGTTTGCCTCACTTGATCCGCGAGCTTCCGACTATTACTCCCTGGGCGGTTTCGCATCGCCGTTTGTCAGCGCTTGTGATCTTACCGGCGACGGACTTCAGGAATTGATTGCTTCATACACTTCTCCATATCCTTATTCGGGAATGGCTATATTCGACGGTCGCACCGGTCAACCGGCATTTGATGCTTTGTCGCCTATTCAACAGAAAGTGGTCGATGTTCACGGAACGGCGCTGGCTGATCTTAACGGCGATCAATTACCGGAAATAATCATTCTGGGTAGCGATACCACCGGCGTTCCGCATATCTATGCCAAGACTAACGGCATAATCGATGTCCCCGGTTTCCCGATAGCACTGCCGGATGTAGCGTCATGGATCGCCTCTTATCCGGTGGTTGCCGATTTGAATCTCGATGGTGTCCCGGAAATTCTCTGTACCTTCTTTGAATACGACATCGGCTCCATGTATATATTCAACGCCGACGGCACCGCATATCTCACTCGTGACGGTCGTCCTTACGGTGAAGTGTTCTACGATGATGTCACCTTTGCCACGCCAATGGTAGCCAATCTTACCGGTGATGAATATCCCGAGATTATTTTCAGGTCCGGCTATATTCTCCCCAGTACCGGTCAGGAGAGAGTTTATATTTTTGACCATGAAGTCAATTTATTACCGGACTGGCCGGTTACCACACCGGCCCGACCCGGCGAGGTGTTTTCATCGCGTTATTCGCCCGTAGTCGATGATCTGGACGGGGATGGTCTGGTGGAGTTGATGCTCGTTTCCGATGGACAGCAGATGCTGGTGTGGGATTTCGATGCCTCTTACGATGAGGGACGCAATCGCACCAAGCTGCTGGTAGATAATGTCAATTCCGGAATTCTGCGACTCCTGGGACCGGGGACGGATGTCGACGATGCTCCTTCGACATTGCCCCGGAAACTTTCTCTGGCGCAGAATTATCCGAATCCGTTCAATCCGAGTACGACGATCCGTTTCAATCTCGACCGAGGATCGGAAGTACGGCTGGAAGTGTTCAATATCCTCGGACAAAAAGTCGCGACATTGATCGATGAAAAACTTCCGGCCGGACAGCATGAAGCTGTCTTTGACGGCGGGGAATTGGCTTCAGGAATTTATCTTTATCGACTCCTGACAGACAGCTCGATTATGAGCAGGAAGATGATGTTGCTGAAATGAAGCGCCTGATGCTTATCATATTACTGCTGGCGCTGACGGTTTCTGCTTCAGCGCAGATCGGGACAACTCCTGACTATACCTTGTTATGGAATAACTTTAAAGCCGTACGATCAGTCGGATCCTATGTGCTGGCTATTTCCACTGATGGTGTCGCGGTGCTGGAGTACAATGTCGGGTTGGATCAGTTCGTGCATATCAATGAGTTATTCCTCGATCAGTCCCCCTCAAAAATGAAGGTTTATGGAGATACCCTTATTGTCCGTACGACCGGTGACAGCCTCATTGTGCTGAACCTGGCGGAGTTGCCCGAACTCTCGCGAATCGGGGCATTTCATACCGACTGGACTTTCGATGATTTCGAATACTCTCTGGGTTCGATTTATACTTCGAACTGGTTCGAGGGTATCTGGCGTTATTCCGGAT
This is a stretch of genomic DNA from Candidatus Zixiibacteriota bacterium. It encodes these proteins:
- a CDS encoding phenylacetate--CoA ligase family protein, whose protein sequence is MDLIKTIAQKIFIPLSWHREGFAIKPTWAALEESQYWPKEKLLELQWKRLAHIIDEAYRYVPYYREKFDEHGIRPEDIKSPDDIKKLPILTKQDIRENIDRMISERFRGERLIPKKTGGSTGVPLKLFWSVAATTAKKAATMRHDAWTGYRLGEKLAILWGAEAEDATLRFKIYNKLTSRRIALDTLQMDETTTMAFINRLRKFGAKFLFGHAHSLYIFALFVKEHGLTDLPTESILSTAEVLTENERAEIERVLQAPLFDRYGCEELSIVASECEAHEGMHLHAEGLWVETDGADETTPADLIITDLTNEAMPLIRYRLEDMATVLKGDCPCGRTLPRLGKLYGRHTDFLYTPDGRMLSGISIMVNLAIEIPGIWQVQVVQDKLDHLLFRIVKTDKFGEYSLKQLAEAVPQFFGRGMTYDVEYVPELSRTPRGKYQFSICQIDKPGRMI
- a CDS encoding O-antigen ligase family protein, with product MGEIGRQYVTSKGLLITALVLICVIGGLGVIFPPHIYPLAVVFGAMAVFFMMYSPMSALLIYLIFFLAWPQEWAPYFSYLPGFTERIIGFMAIGSMALSFMFRQRSTFHLGLPGYGILVFFAAMVLTMISSYYMTATKDALVDLLRLIVVFILVVNIVETPKQLRWVAHLYFFLIIVMAAMSINNYYHGGYQYRMGIMRAIGLGGSYADPNAHAATLTYAAPLIFYFMKDAANRWQRLLLAGGSVIILANIVLTGSRTAMVGVLFLAAVVIARSKRKFAYTAVAVVGLMIAVMLMPDQYVGRFESTTDLSSETSSAESARGRIEGLEHGFKLFLMHPITGVGAGCYLIARGTEFGVWFQSHNMLGELIAEGGIVGFSAFCFFTYALLITIRRCRKRLKRLEKTDDNRFMSSMVEGILVSLWLLFLFGLAGHNLYRYNWFFFAAFVVVIDRELDRQEAAAEKQVEPAPSDNDLHPQVE
- a CDS encoding polysaccharide biosynthesis C-terminal domain-containing protein encodes the protein MSTVVKQLIRNVFTSWAGMAVTLAITFLFTPYLIDQLGKSQYGIWSLVFSLIAYMKLADAGMNQAVAKYIPQYYATGDYDQLNQVVSSAARIYTVISLLIVALSVGLAFGVLQFFQIEPRYLEVARITLILIGTNQAVTYIFIPFASLLPFHRADIVNYFEIGGMLIQTLLIVVMLELGLGLTAMAGVVLVVNIISHCWRYQIRRKKFPMVKFSRAAITGEKTRALLTYGSYSLLIVAAWIVIFQTDNIVIGKFLSMEAVAVYAVPAAIVTQLRNTINAIAVPIVPTISHINAQQDDRQVMEIYLRSTRYLYYLSALICVGALIFGGPFILLWVKDGFTESITVLQILIVPAAIYLPQMIANSVLFGVSRHKVLFYILTAEGVSNIALSLILVGHYGIIGVALGTAIPQFLIYLFIYPKVFYRTMNSPVTPFYLTALKSVVISTVIALPVSLGMRALLRPEHWASLFADVGIVLLVAVIGFFGLILETEDRDRILKKLRLR
- a CDS encoding S8 family serine peptidase, whose protein sequence is MPTVFGRLLIAIVIPAVLVCLPITMSQAADPVGPVPGKFIIKFKPGVKVDPSRMALSAGEKLSPLSRLKVQPTLDGAEVFERFYQFQSPDLSLNASEVAELIGADRVESVEPDYYLEFFDLPTDDLFPDQWYLNNEGQPYLGIERNDGEYNDVQVIKAGTPGADINLRPVYDDPPAETTRVVVAVVDSGTDLEHPELEGRIWINPDEIPNNGVDDDHNGFIDDTCGYDISGDVTSLFDPVGDNDPTDTHGHGTHIAGIIAANANGTGVVGIAPFAVIMPVKIRPNATTSVGAAGIVYAVNAGAQAINISWGTPFESAVLREAISFARRNGVFVGIAPGNTGDNERYYPAAYDSAFVVAAGNSDGYQETWSTYGAHIDVVAPGRDILSLRASGTDMYAEAYEPGVRIVDHIYYLADGTSMATPVVVGAAALMLGIHPGLTLDAIEEALRYGADDLVDPWNVGDTLYGPDTISGYGYLNVAQSLSLVQGGGLHFTSPVLRNRYTGDIPVKIAPVVGYTGSWQLDYTIGLDSDDWQFLATGDELPVDSLIYTFNDPSLQGYIKFRLTDKFGSVVVTNCIHVRGRGLVLSSPIEGYEMQYSVSIIGDAYGPDYDSVKVQYRKQGETLKTLMTSTGEYFDSLFVEWAVSGVDTGNFDIYLNGYFGEDILTDSVGILVSSAFAQGWPRDLAGLGAVSPVCDDLDGDGIRELIIATSRGLMVFEANGEVRAGFPVLAGENVRCVPVVYDIDRDGKKEIVFTSADGIHAYNPDGSTVEGWPVLCYTGRIPYGYGFPNPTITRLGVDEDSAIVIINRIGQVLAYEFDGSSYFFSLGGLFASLDPRASDYYSLGGFASPFVSACDLTGDGLQELIASYTSPYPYSGMAIFDGRTGQPAFDALSPIQQKVVDVHGTALADLNGDQLPEIIILGSDTTGVPHIYAKTNGIIDVPGFPIALPDVASWIASYPVVADLNLDGVPEILCTFFEYDIGSMYIFNADGTAYLTRDGRPYGEVFYDDVTFATPMVANLTGDEYPEIIFRSGYILPSTGQERVYIFDHEVNLLPDWPVTTPARPGEVFSSRYSPVVDDLDGDGLVELMLVSDGQQMLVWDFDASYDEGRNRTKLLVDNVNSGILRLLGPGTDVDDAPSTLPRKLSLAQNYPNPFNPSTTIRFNLDRGSEVRLEVFNILGQKVATLIDEKLPAGQHEAVFDGGELASGIYLYRLLTDSSIMSRKMMLLK